The following are encoded in a window of Zymoseptoria tritici IPO323 chromosome 4, whole genome shotgun sequence genomic DNA:
- a CDS encoding SNF2 family DNA-dependent ATPase domain-containing protein (RIS1 Group of SWI/SNF DNA-dependent ATPases), producing the protein MASEDDKVEFGTASPLRNPLRNPQPHPTKKSPASIFIPRPKPKQQQPAASAQRVGQRSSEFRPPGQPSQSTSLAAALGSMKLQPSRTSDPDFTEISRPSNAALKTIHPPAKPTFSSMNPGPQYQAFVPPRNVVDLTKADDDSDAEHFEPDAGIRANTGTFGAQDPYMYVDANQASENIKNLLEGAFDDEDDKGRTRLRRRVKKVDKQEKETNSLADKLAALSVKQTEEAAEEDGEEEEEEDGTVDGMTVKLLPHQVDGVSWMIDKEIGVRKTKGVLPNGGILADDMGLGKTVQSVALILTNPRPAPDAKPEHKKQKLPGKEIGKGTLVVAPLALIKQWEAEIKSKVTRSHALKVLVHHGPSRTKSSAELKKYDVVITTFQTLTSEHAGSNMTVTGGSRIGCFGVNWYRIMLDEAHSIKNRNAKSTQACYALEGYYRWCLTGTPLQNNLDELQSLIRFLRIKPYCELPAWKDAITTPMKSGRGGLAMRRLQIFLKAFMKRRTKDILKLDGALNFGGKGGENNGGMQIVKREVLTIECDFDAEEKEFYDRMEDRADRRMQDMMHDGKKTDYMGALVLLLRLRQMCDHPQLIEMAMTKDKDAMTTGMPVSQQTSRSGEVDEMDALTALMGGVTVQAKNCDVCQVRMSDSEAKGGAVRCTECEEDIAAMKKPKKEKKSKKTIKEQKKSEIKHEPRRVRNRKIIDDSDDEEEGTGEWIANEPESNVDLGQAGGTDDEDADGGGESLNTIDSDRSEDDTSDIEDSPPLRQLLRILHKETPDHKVIVFSQFTTMLDLIEPHLKATNMRFVRYDGSMRPDAREQSLNSLRSDAKTRILLCSLKCGSLGLNLTAASRVVIVEPFWNPFVEEQAIDRVHRLNQTIDVRVFRLKIRNSVEERILELQEKKRELANAAIEGGKGMGKLSMQDILGLFKRDAEHGEHSAEDRRYHERFGGDQRLLDSNRVSSPVKNTGVYGGGGTSAPRQPAAKKPAPRMHTEHDVYGRRW; encoded by the exons ATGGCATCTGAAGACGATAAGGTCGAGTTTGGCACGGCCAGTCCGCTGCGAAACCCTCTACGAAACCCGCAACCCCATCCCACAAAGAAATCGCCTGCCAGCATATTCATCCCCAGACCGAAGCCGAAGCAACAACAGCCAGCAGCGAGTGCGCAGCGGGTAGGACAGAGGTCAAGCGAATTTCGACCACCAGGCCAGCCTTCACAGTCCACCTCTTTGGCCGCAGCGCTCGGGTCCATGAAGCTGCAACCCAGCCGAACCTCCGATCCAGACTTCACCGAAATATCGAGACCTTCAAATGCGGCACTCAAGACCATTCATCCTCCTGCGAAGCCGACTTTCTCTTCCATGAATCCCGGTCCGCAATATCAGGCCTTCGTCCCTCCTCGGAATGTCGTTGACTTGACCAAGGCggacgacgacagcgatgcAGAGCATTTCGAGCCAGATGCGGGAATTCGAGCGAACACGGGGACGTTCGGCGCACAAGACCCATACATGTATGTTGATGCGAATCAAGCAAGCGAAAACATCAAAAACCTGCTCGAGGGTGCCtttgatgatgaagacgacaagGGTAGGACCCGACTTCGGCGACGCGTCAAGAAGGTGGACaagcaggagaaggagacaAACAGCCTCGCTGATAAGCTCGCGGCGTTGAGTGTCAAGCAGACAGAAGAGGCGGCCGAAGAggatggcgaagaggaggaggaggaggacggcaCTGTCGATGGCATGACCGTCAAGCTACTACCTCATCAGGTGGATGGTGTATCTTGGATGATTGACAAGGAGATTGGAGTGCGAAAGACAAAAGGGGTCCTGCCAAATGGTGGCATCCTCGCGGACGACATGGGTCTGGGTAAGACTGTGCAGTCGGTTGCATTGATCCTCACAAATCCGCGGCCGGCGCCAGATGCGAAGCCAGAGCACAAGAAGCAGAAGTTACCTGGCAAAGAGATCGGCAAAGGCACACTTGTCGTTGCCCCTCTCGCACTGATCAAGCAATGGGAGGCGGAGATCAAGTCCAAAGTCACGCGGAGCCACGCGCTCAAGGTACTTGTACATCATGGACCAAGCCGCACCAAGTCCAGCGCGGAGCTGAAGAAGTACGATGTGGTGATCACCACCTTTCAGACTCTCACATCAGAGCACGCCGGATCGAACATGACAGTGACGGGCGGTAGCAGGATTGGCTGTTTTGGAGTGAACTGGTATCGAATCATGCTCGATGAGGCGCACAGTATCAAGAACCGCAACGCCAAGTCTACACAAGCGTGCTACGCGTTGGAAGGCTACTACAGATGGTGTCTGACCGGGACGCCTCTCCAGAACAATCTCGACGAACTGCAATCGTTGATCCGCTTCCTTCGCATAAAGCCTTACTGCGAGCTGCCAGCTTGGAAGGACGCCATTACCACGCCCATGAAGAGCGGTCGCGGTGGGCTTGCCATGCGCCGTCTACAAATCTTCCTCAAGGCCTTCATGAAGCGCAGGACCAAGGATATTCTCAAACTGGATGGTGCTCTCAACTTCGGTGGAAAGGGCGGGGAGAACAACGGCGGTATGCAGATTGTCAAGCGTGAAGTTCTGACGATCGAATGCGACTTCGAcgcagaggagaaggaatTCTACGATCGAATGGAGGATCGGGCAGATCGTCGCATGCAGGACATGATGCACGATGGGAAAAAGACGGACTACATGGGCGCGCTTGTGCTGCTGCTCAGGTTGAGACAGATGTGCGATCATCCGCAGCTCATTGAGATGGCCATGACTAAGGACAAGGACGCCATGACGACTGGTATGCCAGTGTCTCAGCAGACCTCCAGATCTGGCGAGGTTGATGAGATGGATGCTTTGACTGCCCTGATGGGAGGAGTAACTGTGCAGGCTAAGAACTGTGATGTCTGCCAGGTCAGGATGTCGGATAGTGAGGCCAAGGGTGGAGCTGTGCGATGTACCGAATGTGAAGAGGACATTGCAGCGATGAAGAAGCCCAAGAAGGAGAaaaagtcgaagaagacaatcaaggagcagaagaagtCTGAGATCAAGCATGAGCCTCGCCGAGTCCGCAACCGCAAGATcatcgacgacagcgatgatgaggaggaaggtaCCGGCGAGTGGATCGCGAACGAGCCCGAGAGTAACGTTGACTTGGGTCAAGCTGGCGGTactgatgatgaagacgccgatggcggtggtgagaGTCTCAACACTATCGACTCGGACAGAAGTGAGGACGACACTTCTGACATTGAGGACTCGCCACCTC TtcgccaactcctccgcaTTCTACACAAGGAGACTCCCGATCACAAAGTGATTGTTTTCTCGCAATTCACCACCATGCTCGACCTGATCGAACCCCACCTCAAGGCTACCAATATGCGATTCGTGCGCTACGACGGCAGCATGCGTCCGGACGCCCGCGAACAATCCCTCAACTCCCTAAGATCCGACGCTAAAACTCGCATCCTGCTCTGCTCGCTCAAGTGCGGCAGTCTCGGCCTCAATTTGACAGCTGCCTCCCGCGTCGTCATTGTCGAGCCATTCTGGAACCCCTTCGTCGAAGAACAAGCGATCGACCGCGTGCACCGTCTGAATCAAACCATCGATGTCAGAGTCTTCCGCTTGAAAATCCGCAACAGCGTCGAAGAGCGTATCCTTGAACTACAAGAGAAGAAACGCGAACTCGCCAACGCGGCGATCGAAGGCGGGAAGGGCATGGGCAAATTGTCTATGCAGGATATTCTGGGTCTCTTCAAGCGCGATGCAGAGCATGGGGAGCATAGCGCAGAGGATCGAAGGTATCATGAGAGATTTGGTGGAGATCAGAGACTCTTGGACTCGAACAGAGTGAGCAGTCCGGTGAAGAACACCGGAGTGTATGGAGGTGGGGGTACGAGTGCGCCTCGTCAACCGgcagcgaagaagcctgcGCCCAGGATGCACACCGAACATGATGTTTACGGGAGGAGGTGGTAG